The following proteins come from a genomic window of Leptospira barantonii:
- a CDS encoding S16 family serine protease, with product MIKRITSNQSAIKLHAGKQKPKNGLPDFLAFHREELSSLPTALENPGIFSNILITGPGLETNLTLLQKYISGLKKNTKVICDPHPGFLTLAGFPGNSEYRPGKMAEADGGYLLLPMRALTEDSNLYFLIKEVLQTGRIDFLTLPEMTGSKEMNRFYPSVNTRFQLILAGEEGEVDFISGVDPDFYDSFSFKIHLPYEAVMTTKKNLELFGGLIRSWEKDGYPGFDSSAVDTLLEIGLRWNDSKTRLSLSFAELRTFVGELLVLYKKEKKPITKTQVESAIETIEKRIAVHKRRYLESVREGLTTIQLKGKKTGRINGLSVILLHSSLSDFGQVNQVSARVALGSGNFINIEREVNLSGDLHDKGVFILQSYIKGMFSHIQSFGLDASILFEQNYSPIDGDSASCAELLAILSALSGLEIPGNIAVTGALSQYGEILPVGSVNTKIAAWYEIIQIVGNSKDKYSVYIPTANLRDLNLPSHIRKAMDKGKFQIFTCSHVEELIPEVFGIPAGKFGKNGKYPQGSLFHLIEERIDRKKEEEHE from the coding sequence GTGATCAAAAGAATAACTTCCAACCAATCGGCAATCAAACTTCACGCGGGAAAACAAAAACCGAAAAACGGACTTCCCGATTTTTTAGCCTTTCACAGGGAAGAACTCAGTTCCTTGCCGACCGCCTTGGAAAACCCCGGAATTTTCTCCAACATTCTCATTACCGGTCCGGGACTCGAAACCAACCTGACCTTACTTCAGAAATACATATCCGGTCTTAAAAAAAATACCAAGGTCATCTGCGATCCTCATCCGGGGTTTTTAACCCTCGCCGGATTTCCGGGTAACTCGGAATACCGTCCCGGTAAAATGGCCGAAGCGGACGGAGGTTATCTGCTTCTTCCGATGCGCGCGCTTACGGAAGATTCCAATCTCTACTTTCTGATCAAAGAAGTTTTACAAACGGGGAGAATCGACTTTTTAACCCTTCCCGAAATGACCGGATCGAAAGAGATGAATCGTTTTTATCCTTCGGTCAACACTCGATTCCAACTGATTCTCGCGGGAGAAGAAGGAGAAGTGGACTTTATCTCCGGGGTCGATCCGGATTTTTACGATAGTTTTTCCTTTAAGATCCATCTTCCCTATGAAGCGGTGATGACTACGAAAAAGAATCTTGAACTTTTCGGAGGATTGATTCGTTCCTGGGAAAAAGATGGTTATCCCGGTTTCGATTCTTCCGCGGTGGACACGTTACTCGAAATCGGTCTTCGTTGGAACGACAGTAAAACCAGACTTTCTCTTTCCTTCGCGGAACTCAGAACCTTCGTGGGAGAACTTTTGGTTCTTTATAAAAAAGAAAAGAAGCCGATCACAAAAACTCAGGTTGAATCCGCGATCGAAACGATCGAAAAAAGAATCGCGGTTCACAAAAGAAGGTATTTGGAAAGTGTTCGAGAAGGTTTGACCACGATTCAACTCAAAGGAAAAAAAACGGGAAGAATCAACGGACTTTCCGTGATCCTACTCCATTCTTCCTTATCCGATTTCGGTCAGGTGAATCAGGTTTCGGCTCGGGTCGCGCTCGGGTCAGGTAACTTCATCAACATCGAACGAGAAGTGAATCTTTCCGGAGATCTACACGATAAGGGAGTTTTTATATTACAATCTTATATTAAAGGAATGTTCTCTCATATCCAATCGTTCGGGTTGGACGCTTCCATTCTTTTTGAGCAGAATTATTCTCCGATCGACGGAGACTCGGCGAGTTGCGCGGAACTTCTTGCGATTCTTTCGGCTCTTTCCGGTCTTGAAATTCCGGGAAACATCGCAGTCACAGGAGCGCTTTCTCAGTACGGAGAAATTCTTCCCGTCGGTTCGGTGAACACAAAGATCGCGGCTTGGTACGAGATCATTCAGATCGTCGGCAACTCTAAGGACAAATATTCTGTTTACATCCCGACTGCAAATTTGAGGGATTTGAATCTTCCATCTCATATCCGTAAAGCGATGGATAAGGGAAAATTTCAGATTTTTACCTGTTCTCACGTGGAAGAACTGATTCCTGAAGTTTTTGGAATTCCGGCCGGAAAATTTGGCAAAAACGGAAAATATCCCCAAGGAAGCCTGTTTCACTTGATAGAGGAAAGAATCGACCGGAAAAAAGAGGAAGAACACGAATAG
- a CDS encoding YbaB/EbfC family nucleoid-associated protein, with amino-acid sequence MFGNKLESMKQMNQMRVKMKKLEKDLMALSFEAKSKNDLVTCISDGKLNIKDILIEDELLAKNDKKLLQKSIKQAVTRSLELAQAAAEERMGEFRGMMGME; translated from the coding sequence ATGTTCGGCAACAAGTTAGAATCGATGAAACAAATGAATCAAATGCGGGTTAAGATGAAGAAGCTCGAAAAAGACCTAATGGCTCTTTCTTTCGAAGCGAAATCCAAAAACGACCTCGTAACTTGTATCTCCGACGGAAAACTGAACATCAAAGACATTCTCATCGAAGACGAACTTCTTGCGAAGAACGACAAAAAACTTCTTCAAAAAAGTATCAAACAAGCCGTGACCCGTTCCTTGGAACTCGCGCAAGCGGCGGCCGAAGAAAGAATGGGAGAATTCCGCGGTATGATGGGAATGGAATAA
- a CDS encoding peptidase M30, whose translation MRTNFGKKISIGFWILFFVCSLSACSVESVFPSFFPSDKPKLGSQYVQTLILTAIGCAGPGKFWVRDITKNSSYCLQASLVGDGNSVSVYAEYGQETALNYSNIVREFDQKIFPKVTAAFGTPSDMDQSGKVSLLFLDIRDGSKPGGSFVAGFFDPFDFLTDDPRSSVRSNSKEILYIDVVQLKELAEKDVASGKSDTLLSTIAHEFQHLIRFQYELPDYLSQKVRDETWLNEGTSEVASDIAGYSPQTNRIQCYRGNVAGACARGVNGSTLFGSSGFSSVVDYAFAYAFMKYLYTVSGSSLQERNSFFKKTVTGPSVRAKDAQTLTEIFLTSPAVAALSPAQKNDLGVGGETAFIRLFAAFLWMSTGESAVSEAQLGIDSAGASGFKTGIESVLGALPFPPANQDGGELRKLYETQPLPFIIPLSNLKPGQFHFIDQTRSNTGTQPAVVLLKKTAPSLKILQVNADPYRLGQVSQSVVRTEDDGEPVLLPATDGPEIVCPLDYFHSVDAKSR comes from the coding sequence ATGAGAACGAATTTCGGAAAAAAAATTTCCATCGGATTCTGGATTCTTTTTTTCGTTTGTTCTTTGAGCGCCTGTTCCGTGGAAAGTGTGTTCCCGTCCTTCTTCCCATCCGATAAACCGAAACTCGGATCTCAATACGTTCAGACCTTGATCTTAACCGCGATCGGTTGCGCCGGTCCCGGAAAATTCTGGGTCCGCGATATCACCAAAAATTCTTCCTATTGTTTACAAGCGAGTCTTGTCGGAGACGGAAACTCCGTTTCCGTTTACGCGGAATACGGTCAGGAGACGGCTTTAAATTATTCGAATATCGTCCGTGAGTTCGATCAGAAAATTTTTCCGAAGGTCACCGCGGCGTTCGGAACTCCCTCCGATATGGATCAAAGCGGAAAGGTAAGTCTTTTGTTTTTGGACATCCGAGACGGAAGTAAACCGGGAGGATCGTTTGTTGCGGGCTTTTTCGATCCCTTCGATTTTCTTACGGACGATCCCCGATCGAGCGTACGTTCCAACTCCAAGGAAATTTTATACATCGACGTGGTTCAGTTGAAGGAACTCGCCGAAAAGGACGTGGCCTCGGGTAAATCGGATACTTTGTTGTCCACGATCGCACACGAGTTCCAACATCTCATTCGATTTCAATACGAACTTCCCGATTATCTATCCCAGAAAGTCAGAGATGAAACCTGGTTGAACGAAGGAACGAGCGAGGTCGCGAGCGATATCGCCGGTTATTCTCCCCAGACAAATCGAATTCAGTGTTATCGAGGAAACGTCGCCGGCGCTTGTGCAAGAGGAGTCAACGGTTCCACGTTATTCGGTTCTTCGGGATTTTCTTCAGTAGTCGATTACGCGTTCGCGTACGCGTTTATGAAATATCTTTATACGGTTTCGGGTTCCAGTCTTCAGGAAAGAAATTCTTTCTTTAAAAAAACGGTGACCGGTCCTTCCGTTCGCGCGAAGGACGCGCAGACGTTAACCGAAATCTTTTTGACGTCTCCTGCCGTTGCGGCTTTGAGTCCGGCGCAGAAAAACGATCTGGGCGTTGGCGGAGAAACCGCCTTTATCCGTTTGTTTGCGGCTTTTCTTTGGATGTCCACGGGAGAATCCGCCGTCTCCGAAGCGCAACTTGGAATCGATTCGGCGGGAGCATCCGGTTTTAAGACGGGCATAGAATCGGTGTTAGGCGCCCTCCCCTTTCCTCCCGCCAATCAGGACGGAGGCGAACTGAGAAAGTTATACGAAACACAACCTCTTCCGTTTATCATTCCTCTGAGTAATTTAAAACCGGGACAGTTTCATTTTATCGATCAAACAAGAAGCAACACGGGAACACAACCCGCAGTTGTTCTTTTGAAAAAGACCGCGCCTAGTTTAAAGATTTTGCAAGTGAATGCGGACCCGTATCGATTGGGACAGGTTTCTCAATCGGTGGTTCGTACGGAGGATGACGGAGAACCGGTTCTTTTACCGGCAACGGACGGACCGGAGATCGTCTGTCCGTTGGATTACTTTCATTCTGTGGATGCGAAGAGCAGATAA
- a CDS encoding leucine-rich repeat domain-containing protein, whose protein sequence is MNLNRSFPFQVWILSVILWILSCSYLEKEPVSGGIPVYSKEGKILRYYPYQIRWIGFDESEFPDTARLIDFRNLVSLEILHPEFENLEELSSLKTIGFLNVNGTKVKNLSALNQLPALHSLYLNETSVDEKDLKQYSNVENLTKLGLYKTKIKDLSFIGFECKLRQLDIRNTEVSTLEPISICKNLLELRIGHTNIKEIRHIYELKDLRYLEWSGLKLSKEELNWIRERLPYLKLVPMHTSSL, encoded by the coding sequence ATGAATCTGAATCGATCGTTTCCGTTTCAAGTTTGGATCTTAAGCGTAATACTTTGGATTCTTTCTTGTTCTTATTTGGAAAAAGAACCGGTCTCGGGCGGAATCCCCGTTTATTCCAAAGAAGGAAAAATTCTCAGATACTATCCGTATCAAATTCGTTGGATCGGTTTTGACGAAAGCGAGTTTCCGGACACTGCGAGATTGATCGACTTTCGAAACTTGGTTTCATTAGAAATTCTGCATCCAGAGTTTGAGAATTTAGAGGAACTCAGTTCTCTCAAGACGATCGGTTTTTTAAACGTAAACGGAACCAAGGTGAAGAATCTTTCCGCGTTAAACCAACTCCCCGCGTTACACAGTCTTTATCTAAACGAAACATCGGTGGACGAAAAGGATCTGAAACAATATTCCAATGTGGAGAATCTCACGAAACTCGGTTTGTATAAAACTAAAATCAAGGATCTTTCCTTTATCGGATTCGAATGTAAACTCAGACAACTCGATATACGAAACACCGAGGTTTCCACCTTGGAACCGATTTCGATCTGTAAGAATCTTTTGGAACTACGGATCGGACACACGAACATCAAGGAAATCCGTCATATCTACGAACTGAAGGATCTGCGTTATCTGGAATGGTCCGGTTTAAAACTTTCCAAGGAAGAATTGAATTGGATCCGCGAACGATTGCCTTATCTCAAACTCGTTCCGATGCACACAAGTTCTTTGTAA